In Polyodon spathula isolate WHYD16114869_AA unplaced genomic scaffold, ASM1765450v1 scaffolds_4159, whole genome shotgun sequence, the sequence TTCTTCGTCCTATAGGCCTGTATTATACTCCATCCCAATCTTTCTAACCAATCAGGTTGCTCCCTTGCTATAGAGCACATCACAATACAGACATTAATATATGAAatggaacaaataaaaagaaaaaaactacagcagAGGAGAACAACATTAAATGGAATATTTCCAGAACTACACAACTATccaagaataaaaagcaaaatgtaatttagaaaatTCATTTCCATAAAGTAATAGTATATAATAGCAATGATTTGAGATTTCACTGCACTtcagaaaagtaaaatattatttgaaaagatGGATTTATAATTTTAGGTGTGTGTATAAAACACAGAAGGGAATCAAACTGgcactttttttaattacatttttgtgattgtttttggtAGGATTGTTTTTAGTGTCTAAAATTGAAACATCATAGCttaaactgtacattaaaacaagcaaattgtATGAAATTGTGGTGAGGTGCCTCACGCCTGTGcgtagtttttgtgttttatgttattgtaggtgtatatatattggtgcacTGGGTATAAATGGGGATGTAGCAGAggtgctttaaatgtatttcagcacagggattacacaatcacttcatgtgcagataaaatatgtaatagtatttgagcacagggagtgcacaaattagttcatgtgcagactgtgccgagatttcaattgaatgattgattagcaattgagtctcgatacagctgcataaaagcagtcagtgttttactcactctgggttgtgtgtttgagtggagaacgggagagagaaggaggtagaactttaaaaactaaaacataacaaaaaataattatttaataaatctgtgcatcgGCACTTTACTCATCATTCtgtgtctgtctacttcctggcacAATGTCACCCACCAAGCTAATCtgtgacataaataaaaaaaaaatgaaaaaactctctgaaacagaggaaaaaaggtttcatgaactacaaacctgatttaaataaaatgggttcttaaaaaaaagtaattaacaaaacattccttaaaacaaaaagttgtgtGAATATCCACCTCACATCTAGTGGTACTATTAAATGCCTCATCTTCTTTACGAGAGAGACTTGATTACACCATTTCCTTCTGGTATGTTTCTTAAAACATTCCTTTACATAACTGATAGTTTCCGGTTCCCAGCTgaaagatagatatataaagAGAGAAATGTTTCTCATGGACCCAGATAACGCAGTATCTAGCTCTTTCTGAAGACATTTGACAAACTCTAAAGACATTCAACACAAGATGCCAGAACAGACTGAGCTCATTCACACCTTCAATGGCATTCCATTTTCTACAAGAGTATCAAAAGAGCTCCTTCAGTCCCTGGACACCTTTGAAGCCAGAGAAGACGACGTGTTATTAGTTTCATATCCAAAATCAGGTAAGACACATTTCTGAATATTATTTGATATCTTTCCGTGAACTTTACTAATTATTAAAAGTTGATCTATCAGAAATGGGTAGATCAGTATACACAGACTGCTTGACTGATGTGTGTTTTGAAACTCTTCCTAGGCACGCACTGGCTTGCAGAGATTATGAAGAATCTGTACCACAGCCACAATGAAGACAATGGGGTTAGCAAAGTGACACTGACATCACCTCTGGAGTTCGGAGATCTCTCCAAATTCGATGAGCTGAGAAACCTCCCCAACAAGAGGCTCATCCCAACACACCTCAACTATGAGATGATCCCagtgcagttcaaaacaaaaaaatgcaaggtaACAAAAAACAGCCATTATGTTTGTTGCTTTATCAAATAACACGATCATGAAATCGTAAAGtatcacagcacagtgcagtaataaaGGATACTACTTTTCAACATTACGCTGTGCAAACACCAAATTATTAAGAGATGGTGTCTGAATTACACAAACTAAAATTATTATCTTGTTCTTGCTTCCAGATGATTTATGTGATCAGAAATCCTAAGGACACCGCTGTTTCATTGTACCATTATTACAAGCAGAACCCTAATCTGCCCAAGATTGAGAAATGGTCCacctttttagaaatgttcttgaAAGGAGAAGGTAAATATGACTAATGTTTAGATTGAgatggaaaaatgtgaagaacATCAATTAAATCTGCATGTTGTTAAAAGAGTTACCACCATGtccttttaattttcatatcagaCATGATATATGATGCAAAAGtgttaatttgatacaataatttgctttgcctgtatttgtattgcagttgtgTGCGGTTCCTGGATTGACCATGTCCTTAGCTGGGAAAAGAGCAAAACTGATGAAAATGTCCTTGTTCTGTACTATGAGTCCTTAAAGCAGGTGAGTT encodes:
- the LOC121312621 gene encoding sulfotransferase 6B1-like produces the protein MPEQTELIHTFNGIPFSTRVSKELLQSLDTFEAREDDVLLVSYPKSGTHWLAEIMKNLYHSHNEDNGVSKVTLTSPLEFGDLSKFDELRNLPNKRLIPTHLNYEMIPVQFKTKKCKMIYVIRNPKDTAVSLYHYYKQNPNLPKIEKWSTFLEMFLKGEVVCGSWIDHVLSWEKSKTDENVLVLYYESLKQDLPKHVKEISTFLGINVTEDQVKDISKKSSFSEMKDKAEKEKVNPNHTVCVLTSNKKLIFRKGTVGDWKNHFTSKQNARFDELFSEKINSSELARRVEYES